Proteins from a single region of Canis aureus isolate CA01 chromosome 26, VMU_Caureus_v.1.0, whole genome shotgun sequence:
- the DEFB126 gene encoding LOW QUALITY PROTEIN: beta-defensin 126 (The sequence of the model RefSeq protein was modified relative to this genomic sequence to represent the inferred CDS: deleted 1 base in 1 codon) translates to MKSLLFTLSSFMLLTQLVSGNWYVRKCANKTGNCRSVCRPGEMATVPPTGMCPKEKMCCILSACGETTKTTNSAQASESSTTTPGPRTSPRVSPELRSLLHKAKGYTLVSLFLLHPLALPLHATMSGRASHLFSTSRARGGMQIR, encoded by the exons ATGAAGTCCCTATTGTTCACTCTTTCAAGCTTCATGCTCCTGACCCAGTTGGTCTCAG GTAATTGGTATGTGAGAAAGTGTGCAAACAAAACTGGAAATTGCAGGTCGGTGTGCAGACCGGGAGAGATGGCAACAGTGCCTCCTACTGGGATGTGCCCCAAAGAAAAAATGTGCTGCATCCTGTCTGCCTGCGGGGAAACCACAAAGACAACAAACTCGGCACAGGCTTCAGAAAGTTCAACGACTACCCCTGGCCCAAGGACATCCCCACGTGTCTCTCCTGAACTAAGATCCCTGCTTCAT AAAGCAAAGGGCTATACTCTGGTGTCACTCTTCTTGCTACACCCTCTTGCCCTGCCACTCCATGCAACAATGTCTGGAAGGGCATCGCATCTCTTTAGCACcagcagggccaggggagggatgCAAATAAGGTAG